Proteins encoded by one window of Mercenaria mercenaria strain notata chromosome 4, MADL_Memer_1, whole genome shotgun sequence:
- the LOC123552086 gene encoding adhesion G protein-coupled receptor L3-like — protein sequence MIISINLQKELKAKKLNRSRYGVMNLSDDVESEEEKDVINSPILSLTIYPPVSEKLNPPITFTFEQDSKNFTHPTCVFWSFQSGSGPGFWSTDGCTVNTTNENFTVCQCEHLTNFAVLMSPFKEADATSDALRIISMVGIGISIACLIVTLVLHFCLWKYLRNDRTTALMNLCVALLFSYIIFLAGIDRTESTAACAAIAAVIQYIYLVVFCIMLVEGIEIAVTVLYVFKTKSRIKIMLVLAWVIPAVIVGISLGVSKLEGYGNENFCWLTADNGLIWAFVGPALVIITFNGICLIIDMRVMFQTKSTETKTASEKIKTSFRSLCVLVPVLGVSWLIGIFYINDSFYFIQYIFAVLNGLQGLFIFLFHCLLNPQVKKALMLRERRRSSAKETLKSTFRSTSKEERKPKNLRGKLFYMLVLRLYYLDI from the exons ATGATTATTTCGATAAATCTACAGAAGGAGCTGAAGGCAAAGAAGTTAAATAGAAGCAGATATGGAGTCATGAACCT TTCAGATGATGTGGAGTCAGAGGAAgagaaagatgttattaattcaCCAATTCTTTCCTTGACAATTTATCCTCCGGTGTCAGAGAAACTAAACCCTCCAATTACGTTTACTTTTGAACAAGACTCG AAAAATTTCACCCATCCTACGTGCGTATTTTGGTCATTTCAAAG TGGTTCAGGACCTGGATTCTGGTCTACGGATGGCTGTACAGTCAACACTACAAATGAGAACTTTACCGTCTGCCAGTGTGAGCATCTCACTAACTTTGCTGTTTTAATGAGCCCCTTTAAGGAG GCTGATGCCACATCCGATGCACTCCGGATTATTTCTATGGTTGGTATAGGAATTTCGATTGCATGTTTAATTGTCACGCTGGTTCTTCACTTCTGTCTGTGGAA GTATTTACGAAATGATCGCACCACAGCTTTGATGAATTTGTGTGTTGCTCTTCTGTTCTCCTACATTATATTTCTGGCTGGGATTGACAGAACAGAAAGTACT GCTGCATGTGCTGCAATAGCTGCCGTTATACAGTATATCTATTTGGTTGTGTTTTGTATCATGTTGGTTGAAGGCATTGAGATAGCTGTGACAGTTCTTTATGTGTTTAAAACGAAGTCAAGAATCAAAATCATGCTTGTTCTCGCTTGGG TGATTCCAGCAGTAATTGTTGGAATATCTCTCGGTGTTTCCAAACTAGAAGGCTACGGAAACGAAAATTT tTGTTGGCTGACTGCTGATAATGGTCTAATCTGGGCTTTCGTTGGACCAGCTTTAGTTATTATCACC ttcaatGGTATATGTCTTATCATTGATATGCGTgtaatgttccagacaaagtctaCGGAGACAAAGACGGCATCGGAGAAAATCAA AACAAGTTTTCGATCATTGTGCGTGCTGGTTCCAGTGCTGGGTGTGTCATGGCTTATTGGAATATTCTATATCAACGACAGCTTCTATTTCATTCAGTATATCTTCGCAGTATTAAATGGACTGCAG ggactttttatctttttatttcactGCCTCCTCAATCCTCAG GTCAAAAAGGCTTTGATGCTTCGGGAAAGAAGGAGGTCGTCCGCAAAAGAAACGTTAAAGTCCACATTT AGAAGTACATCTAAGGAAGAGAGGAAGCCAAAGAACCTTAGAGGTAAACTCTTTTATATGCTAGTGTTACGACTGTATTATTTAGATATCTGA